The following are from one region of the Leucobacter sp. Psy1 genome:
- a CDS encoding GNAT family N-acetyltransferase: MGARFRRAAARTHERFLTERTMAPLAGPIPTPEPLRDGEVALRTLRMRDAPVLERLLRDNRHWLEEWEATRPAGGGAIPGSVSMKPTIRAMRNLMKLGAGVPFVVVYRDAVVGQLSVSEISGGALCSAQLGYWVSEHVAGRGITPTAVALAIDYLFRDLGLHRVEICIRPENQASLRVVEKLGLRYEGRRAAYIHINGSWRDHESFAVTREEVPAGMVARLRQRTAV; the protein is encoded by the coding sequence GTGGGTGCTCGATTTCGCCGAGCAGCTGCGCGCACGCACGAACGGTTCCTGACCGAGCGCACGATGGCGCCGCTCGCCGGGCCGATCCCGACTCCAGAACCGCTGCGCGATGGCGAAGTCGCGCTGCGAACGCTGCGTATGCGGGACGCGCCGGTGCTGGAGCGTTTGCTCCGGGACAATCGGCACTGGTTGGAGGAGTGGGAGGCCACCCGTCCTGCCGGTGGCGGGGCGATTCCCGGATCGGTCTCCATGAAGCCGACGATCCGCGCGATGCGGAACCTGATGAAGCTCGGTGCGGGAGTTCCGTTCGTCGTCGTGTACAGAGACGCCGTAGTGGGACAGCTCAGCGTCTCGGAGATCAGCGGAGGGGCCCTCTGCTCGGCGCAGCTCGGATACTGGGTTTCCGAGCATGTCGCGGGCCGAGGGATCACGCCGACGGCTGTGGCGCTCGCCATCGACTACCTCTTCCGCGATCTCGGGCTGCACCGCGTGGAGATCTGCATTCGCCCGGAGAACCAAGCCTCCCTCAGAGTCGTCGAGAAGCTCGGTCTGCGATACGAGGGAAGACGGGCGGCGTACATCCACATCAACGGATCGTGGCGAGACCACGAGTCGTTCGCCGTGACCCGTGAAGAAGTGCCCGCGGGAATGGTCGCCAGGCTCCGACAGCGAACCGCGGTCTGA
- a CDS encoding UTP--glucose-1-phosphate uridylyltransferase gives MTELQNSGSAGVTKAVIPAAGLGTRFLPATKAMPKEMLPIVDKPAIQYVVEEAAGAGLDDVLIITGRNKGNLSNHFDSVPELELTLENKGDDNKLGKVHESSEIAEVHFLRQGQPQGLGHAVGRARRHVGNESFAVLLGDDLIDARDPLLDRMIAEHDSRGATVIALMEVPWESIHLYGCAVVEETDDADVVKVTGLVEKPSREDAPSNLAVIGRYVLRPEIFDILDGLEPGRGGEIQLTDALNHLAEGKGDAPVYGVVFRGRRYDTGDRADWIKANVLLGVDHEELGDEITSWVLDFAEQLRARTNGS, from the coding sequence ATGACTGAGCTGCAGAACTCCGGGTCAGCAGGCGTGACAAAGGCCGTCATTCCTGCCGCCGGACTCGGAACACGATTCCTGCCCGCGACGAAGGCGATGCCGAAGGAGATGCTGCCCATCGTCGATAAACCGGCGATCCAGTATGTGGTCGAAGAGGCCGCGGGTGCCGGTCTCGACGACGTGCTCATCATCACCGGCCGGAACAAGGGCAACCTCTCGAACCACTTCGACAGCGTCCCCGAACTCGAGCTCACCCTAGAGAACAAGGGCGACGACAACAAGCTCGGCAAGGTGCACGAGTCGAGCGAGATCGCCGAGGTCCACTTCCTGCGCCAGGGACAGCCCCAGGGGCTCGGGCACGCCGTGGGGCGTGCGCGTCGCCACGTCGGCAACGAGTCGTTCGCCGTGCTCCTGGGCGACGACCTCATCGATGCCAGGGATCCGCTGCTCGACCGCATGATCGCCGAGCACGACTCGCGCGGCGCGACCGTCATCGCGCTCATGGAGGTCCCGTGGGAGTCGATCCACCTGTACGGCTGCGCCGTGGTCGAGGAGACCGACGACGCCGATGTCGTCAAGGTGACCGGACTGGTCGAGAAGCCGTCGCGTGAGGACGCACCTTCGAACCTCGCCGTCATCGGCCGGTACGTGCTCCGTCCCGAGATCTTCGACATCCTCGATGGCCTTGAGCCGGGCCGCGGCGGTGAAATCCAGCTGACCGATGCGCTGAACCACCTCGCCGAGGGCAAGGGCGACGCCCCGGTCTACGGCGTGGTCTTCCGCGGTCGCCGCTACGACACGGGCGACCGAGCCGACTGGATCAAGGCCAATGTGCTCCTCGGTGTCGATCACGAGGAGCTCGGCGACGAGATCACCTCGTGGGTGCTCGATTTCGCCGAGCAGCTGCGCGCACGCACGAACGGTTCCTGA
- a CDS encoding 5-formyltetrahydrofolate cyclo-ligase, whose protein sequence is MADIDQQKHEIRTRVRAQRKQRSEAERASTSAGFTEQLIALCEGRRPKTVSCYVSVAGEPDTSGFLAWAAEQGIDVLLPVTRADGLMDWVLPSGDGFVPGPYGIPEPLGQVVSPMAVGEVGLMIVPACSIDSSGVRLGWGGGYFDKTLGSMDKRPPVFAVVFADEFVDALPADVHDIPVTGVVTPEQITYLDLSE, encoded by the coding sequence ATGGCCGACATCGACCAGCAGAAGCATGAGATCCGCACCAGAGTCCGTGCCCAGCGCAAGCAGCGCTCCGAAGCCGAGCGCGCATCGACGAGCGCAGGGTTCACTGAGCAGCTGATCGCCCTGTGCGAGGGGCGACGGCCGAAAACGGTCTCCTGCTACGTCTCCGTCGCAGGAGAACCCGATACGAGCGGCTTCCTCGCCTGGGCTGCAGAGCAGGGCATCGACGTGCTGTTGCCCGTCACCCGGGCCGACGGGCTCATGGACTGGGTCCTCCCGAGTGGAGACGGCTTCGTCCCTGGCCCCTACGGCATTCCGGAGCCGCTCGGCCAGGTGGTCAGCCCGATGGCGGTGGGTGAGGTCGGCCTCATGATCGTGCCGGCCTGCTCGATCGACAGCAGCGGCGTCCGGCTCGGCTGGGGCGGAGGCTACTTCGACAAGACGCTCGGATCGATGGACAAGCGCCCGCCCGTATTCGCCGTGGTGTTCGCCGACGAGTTCGTCGACGCGCTCCCCGCAGACGTGCACGACATCCCCGTCACAGGCGTCGTCACACCCGAACAGATCACCTATCTCGACCTGTCCGAGTAA
- a CDS encoding FmdB family zinc ribbon protein, whose translation MPKYEYRCTQCDHTFDVYQTFSDSALTECPECGGKLRKVFGSLGVTFQGSGFYRNDSRQAAQSGSSAESSGTKSTASSGSTSSD comes from the coding sequence GTGCCTAAGTATGAGTATCGTTGCACCCAGTGCGACCACACGTTCGACGTCTACCAGACGTTCTCCGACTCCGCGCTCACCGAGTGCCCCGAGTGCGGTGGGAAGCTGCGGAAGGTCTTCGGCTCACTCGGGGTGACGTTCCAGGGCTCGGGCTTCTACCGCAACGACTCGCGTCAAGCGGCGCAGTCGGGTTCAAGTGCTGAGTCCTCCGGAACGAAATCCACCGCCAGCAGCGGATCGACGTCTTCGGACTAG
- the mscL gene encoding large conductance mechanosensitive channel protein MscL — MFQGFKAFLLRGNVIDLAVAVVIGAAFNTIVDRIVSSLIDPVIGMVFMADSLNTALVVDLPGGGQLAFGAVIGALINFIIVAAVVYFVFVLPMNKLRDRVAPPAAETTPSEQELLVEIRDLMRAQAARVEVDATDRPADGTHAIPTSNASTPNEIPTDETPRHGA; from the coding sequence ATGTTCCAAGGTTTCAAAGCATTCCTGCTGCGCGGCAACGTGATCGACCTCGCAGTCGCCGTCGTCATCGGCGCTGCATTCAACACCATCGTCGACCGCATCGTCTCGTCGTTGATCGATCCGGTCATCGGCATGGTCTTCATGGCGGACTCGCTCAACACCGCGCTCGTCGTCGACCTTCCGGGTGGCGGCCAGCTCGCCTTCGGGGCGGTGATCGGTGCGCTCATCAACTTCATCATCGTCGCGGCGGTCGTCTACTTCGTCTTCGTGCTCCCCATGAACAAGCTGCGCGATCGCGTGGCACCGCCGGCTGCCGAGACCACGCCGAGCGAGCAGGAGCTGCTCGTCGAGATCCGCGACCTCATGCGTGCGCAGGCGGCGCGCGTCGAGGTCGATGCGACCGATCGCCCCGCTGACGGGACGCACGCGATCCCGACGTCGAACGCCAGCACACCGAACGAGATTCCCACGGACGAGACTCCTCGCCACGGCGCGTAG
- a CDS encoding AAA family ATPase, which translates to MNETAAQPTRPVAPFDGSAGGTDGADTPSGASVESSRADEPARAAGGSARSGESATPSSEGPDDHTAAFEVEFARWRAELAQLGGRSPLLFFDDGPANRIELSTTHPGGLPQFITGQKIHLSALIRDDLALRQARFAAGRVTDKSIEMRSVRGLETVHLAIGMAKWSFEGEDFCAPVLLRPLAIRRYGRDFELKLKQHPTVNPELVAALRRQFGIRVDSRMLVELSQSEGVFKPQPVIDRLRQMAAGVPGFTVQPRLVVSTFHSIAQRTLEDARDLDTTVLRAVCGDEGARKQLRSSYRPVTAPDPNTRSTDTDRNLYDADAEQDDVIAQIEAGHSLVVRTLPGTGGTQTVVNAIGGLVRAGKRVLVVSPRRATLDGISHRLTRVGLRGLSVTPRLLRRHLVEAIGRNEAAQAEQMRDVDDALVRLRKVLLDYQQAMDRPDERYGVSPTEALRELTRLVLSEDAPSTTVRFDDHALGHLTLDRSAVAEQLTEVARLGQFQFGPEDSPWYGVSFSTTEEAKAAYALAVDLAESQLPRLVSIANDVIEQTSMRPYETISELGVYLRLLMGVRETLDRFVPEVYDRSLNEVIAAHAPRGGEEMSNANRRRLKKLAREYVRPGVHVADMYERLVQIQQQRVLWQRYTTVVGARPEVPVGIADVVTAFQKAYHDLDELDRVLNVSADSRRMKNLSLSALARRTTDLARESEVLQNIQERTAIVERLREAHLEPLLDDLSARHVPAERVSGELELAWWQSALERMLQTNQALLSANTGVIERLEADFRLVDDAHAGANGSLLSAQLADAWRVAVLDDKQEALALRDALRSGNATVDLLAHRAPNLMRVLAPVWAMSPYEVAQLPADMRFDAVLLVDAGATTFVENVGAIRRAEQVVAFGDTVTQTPSPFQIAVTSPQDESTVDAEPAEDLHRRSAYAKLRRVLPELALTRSYRAGGEDLTNLVNSRFYDGEITSLPWAGTFLGHSSITHEFVRGGQGLPDQHTGAVESTDAEVERVVQLVLRHAADRPSESLMVITASAKHAVRVYQAVLQTFSRFPEYREFLLGDRAEPFTVLTLEQATAQSRDRVIFSIGYGRTPHGRVLSNFGVLGRPGGERMLAVAMTRARRAMTIVSCFRPGDLDQSRLKHGVIELAELLSMENPEIQPPDLPAERDPMLGELADRLEKLGLTVALDYRGAIPLAAALGERAIAVDLDFASGMSLREALRLRPAVLRRLGWHYHRVQSFDLFADPDEVALRIARIVGYGSVEQETEEYGTGTLVPPASDQ; encoded by the coding sequence ATGAACGAGACGGCGGCTCAGCCGACGCGTCCCGTCGCCCCGTTCGACGGGTCGGCCGGTGGTACAGACGGGGCAGATACCCCCTCGGGAGCATCGGTGGAGTCGTCACGCGCGGACGAGCCTGCGCGTGCGGCCGGCGGGTCCGCCCGCTCCGGTGAGTCGGCTACGCCGAGCAGCGAAGGACCAGACGACCACACCGCAGCGTTCGAGGTCGAGTTCGCGCGGTGGCGCGCGGAGTTGGCTCAGCTGGGCGGGCGCAGCCCGCTGCTCTTCTTCGATGATGGACCCGCGAATCGCATCGAGCTCTCGACGACGCACCCTGGCGGGCTTCCGCAGTTCATCACGGGGCAGAAGATTCACCTCTCTGCCCTGATCCGTGACGACCTGGCGCTGCGGCAGGCGCGCTTCGCAGCTGGACGCGTCACCGACAAGTCGATCGAGATGCGCTCGGTGCGCGGCCTCGAGACGGTGCACCTCGCGATCGGCATGGCGAAGTGGAGCTTCGAGGGCGAGGACTTCTGCGCCCCCGTACTGCTTCGCCCCCTGGCGATCCGGCGGTACGGCCGGGACTTCGAACTCAAGCTGAAGCAACACCCGACGGTGAACCCCGAACTTGTGGCCGCGCTGCGTCGGCAGTTCGGCATCCGAGTCGACTCGCGGATGCTCGTCGAGCTCTCTCAGTCCGAGGGCGTCTTCAAGCCGCAGCCGGTGATCGACCGTCTCCGTCAGATGGCCGCGGGCGTCCCCGGTTTCACGGTGCAGCCGCGTCTCGTGGTTTCCACGTTCCACAGCATCGCTCAGCGCACGCTTGAGGACGCTCGCGACCTCGACACGACGGTGCTTCGAGCCGTCTGCGGCGATGAGGGAGCGCGCAAGCAGCTGCGATCCTCCTACCGACCGGTGACCGCACCCGACCCGAACACGCGGTCGACGGACACGGATCGGAACCTCTACGACGCAGACGCTGAGCAAGACGACGTGATCGCCCAGATCGAGGCGGGGCACTCCCTCGTCGTGCGCACGCTGCCGGGGACCGGCGGTACGCAGACGGTGGTGAACGCCATCGGCGGGCTCGTGCGTGCGGGCAAGCGGGTGCTGGTGGTCTCGCCGCGGCGGGCCACGCTCGACGGCATCTCGCACCGGCTCACGCGAGTCGGTCTGCGCGGTCTCTCGGTCACCCCGCGTCTGCTGCGACGACACCTCGTCGAAGCGATCGGCCGGAACGAGGCGGCGCAGGCCGAGCAGATGCGGGATGTCGACGACGCGCTGGTCCGGCTCCGAAAGGTGCTGCTCGACTACCAGCAGGCGATGGATCGTCCGGACGAGCGCTACGGTGTCTCGCCGACGGAAGCGCTGCGCGAGCTCACGCGTCTCGTGCTCTCCGAGGATGCCCCGTCGACCACGGTGCGGTTCGACGATCACGCCCTGGGGCATCTCACGCTCGACCGTTCGGCGGTCGCCGAGCAGCTGACGGAGGTCGCGCGGCTCGGGCAGTTCCAGTTCGGGCCCGAGGATTCGCCCTGGTACGGCGTGAGCTTCTCGACGACCGAGGAGGCGAAGGCCGCCTATGCGCTCGCGGTCGATCTCGCGGAGTCGCAGCTGCCGCGTCTCGTGTCGATCGCGAATGACGTGATCGAGCAGACCTCCATGCGTCCGTACGAGACGATCTCGGAGCTCGGCGTGTACCTGCGCCTGCTCATGGGCGTCCGTGAGACGCTCGACCGGTTCGTTCCCGAGGTGTACGACCGGTCGCTGAACGAGGTCATCGCCGCGCACGCTCCGCGCGGGGGCGAGGAGATGTCGAACGCGAATCGCCGTCGCCTGAAGAAGCTCGCCCGCGAGTACGTGCGGCCGGGCGTCCACGTTGCGGACATGTACGAGCGGCTCGTGCAGATCCAGCAGCAGCGGGTGCTGTGGCAGCGGTACACCACGGTGGTCGGGGCTCGCCCCGAGGTGCCGGTGGGCATCGCCGACGTCGTAACGGCGTTCCAGAAGGCGTACCACGATCTCGACGAGCTCGACCGTGTGCTGAACGTCTCGGCGGACTCGCGTCGGATGAAGAATCTCTCGCTCTCCGCGCTGGCGCGGCGCACGACTGACCTCGCTCGGGAATCCGAAGTGCTGCAGAACATCCAGGAGCGAACCGCCATTGTCGAGCGGCTCCGTGAAGCGCACCTCGAACCGCTGCTCGACGACCTGTCCGCCCGCCACGTGCCGGCGGAGCGGGTCTCGGGCGAGCTCGAACTTGCCTGGTGGCAGTCGGCTCTCGAGCGGATGCTTCAGACGAACCAGGCGCTGCTCAGTGCCAACACAGGCGTGATCGAACGTCTCGAGGCCGATTTCCGGTTGGTTGATGACGCCCACGCCGGCGCGAACGGCAGCCTGCTCTCGGCGCAGCTGGCCGACGCCTGGCGAGTGGCCGTGCTCGACGACAAGCAGGAAGCGCTGGCCCTGCGCGACGCCCTCCGCTCGGGCAACGCGACGGTCGACCTGCTCGCGCATCGCGCGCCGAATCTCATGCGCGTGCTCGCTCCCGTGTGGGCCATGTCGCCGTACGAGGTGGCGCAGCTTCCCGCCGACATGCGTTTCGACGCCGTCCTCCTGGTGGACGCTGGGGCGACGACGTTCGTCGAGAACGTCGGCGCGATCCGGCGCGCCGAGCAGGTCGTCGCCTTCGGCGACACCGTGACGCAGACCCCCTCGCCGTTCCAGATCGCCGTGACGAGTCCGCAGGACGAGTCGACGGTCGACGCCGAGCCCGCTGAGGATCTGCACCGACGATCCGCCTACGCGAAGCTCCGCCGAGTGCTGCCCGAGCTCGCGCTGACCCGCAGCTACCGCGCCGGCGGCGAGGATCTCACGAACCTCGTCAACTCCCGCTTCTACGACGGCGAGATCACCTCGCTTCCGTGGGCCGGCACGTTCCTCGGGCACTCGAGCATTACGCACGAGTTCGTCCGCGGCGGTCAGGGGCTGCCCGATCAGCACACCGGAGCGGTCGAGAGTACCGACGCCGAGGTCGAGCGGGTGGTGCAACTCGTGCTCAGGCACGCGGCCGATCGTCCGTCTGAGTCCCTCATGGTCATTACGGCGAGTGCGAAGCACGCGGTGCGGGTCTATCAGGCGGTGCTCCAGACCTTCTCGCGCTTCCCGGAGTACCGAGAGTTCCTCCTCGGCGACCGTGCGGAGCCGTTCACGGTGCTGACCCTCGAACAGGCGACCGCGCAGAGTCGCGATCGCGTGATCTTCTCGATCGGGTACGGACGCACACCGCACGGGCGCGTGCTCTCGAACTTCGGCGTGCTCGGCCGTCCGGGCGGCGAGCGGATGCTGGCGGTCGCCATGACCCGTGCGCGTCGCGCGATGACCATCGTGAGCTGCTTCCGTCCCGGCGATCTGGATCAGAGCCGCCTCAAGCATGGTGTCATCGAACTGGCCGAGCTGCTGTCGATGGAGAACCCCGAGATCCAGCCGCCCGACCTGCCCGCGGAGCGGGACCCGATGCTGGGCGAGCTGGCCGACCGGCTCGAGAAGCTCGGGCTTACGGTCGCGCTCGACTATCGTGGCGCGATTCCGCTCGCGGCGGCTCTGGGGGAGCGCGCTATCGCGGTCGACCTCGATTTCGCCTCAGGGATGAGCCTGCGCGAGGCGCTGCGCCTCCGCCCGGCCGTGCTGCGTCGCTTGGGTTGGCACTACCACAGGGTGCAGAGCTTCGACCTCTTCGCGGACCCGGATGAGGTCGCTCTGAGGATCGCCCGCATCGTCGGCTACGGCTCCGTCGAGCAGGAGACCGAGGAGTACGGCACCGGCACGCTCGTGCCGCCGGCCAGCGATCAGTGA
- a CDS encoding uracil-xanthine permease family protein — MGLPWKLHGDGKRVAPDAIVLPEERMAWPRTIGFGSQHVVAMFGATFLVPLITGFSPTATLFFSGLGTLLFLLITGNRLPSYLGSSFAFIAPITAATAGADGGPEGLARASFGILSIGVLMALVGIIVNKWGTGWINALMPPVVMGAIVALIGFNLAPAVKNNWNATELSGWVALVTLGAMLLITVLFRGLIGRLSIVLGVVVGYVAAVGMGEVDFAPVRDAAWVGLPAFHAVGNPFADPTLWGLLPAFLPVVLVLIAENVGHVKSVGLMIDRDLDPVTGRALLADGVSTILAGFGGGSGTTTYGENIGVMAATRVYSTAAYWVAGAIAVLLSFSPKIGALINTIPAGVLAGVTVALYGLIGLIGVKIWIDNRVDFSKPVNQFTAAVALIVGIADFVLELGTVVFNGIALGTIAAIVVYHGMSVVARLRGGGEPALADPVVTGGGEARETP; from the coding sequence ATGGGCCTGCCCTGGAAGCTGCACGGAGACGGGAAACGGGTCGCACCGGACGCGATCGTCCTTCCTGAGGAGCGGATGGCCTGGCCCCGCACGATCGGTTTCGGATCGCAGCACGTGGTGGCGATGTTCGGGGCGACGTTCCTCGTGCCGCTCATCACCGGGTTCAGCCCGACAGCGACACTGTTCTTCTCAGGCCTCGGGACGCTGCTGTTCCTGCTGATCACCGGCAACCGTCTGCCGAGCTACCTGGGCTCATCGTTCGCGTTCATCGCTCCGATCACCGCTGCGACGGCCGGCGCCGATGGCGGCCCCGAAGGGCTCGCGCGCGCCTCGTTCGGCATCCTCTCGATCGGCGTGCTCATGGCGCTTGTGGGGATCATCGTGAACAAGTGGGGCACGGGGTGGATCAACGCGCTCATGCCGCCCGTCGTGATGGGTGCGATCGTTGCCCTCATCGGGTTCAACCTCGCCCCCGCGGTGAAGAACAACTGGAACGCGACCGAGCTCTCGGGCTGGGTGGCGCTCGTCACCCTCGGTGCGATGCTGCTCATCACGGTGCTCTTCCGCGGGCTCATCGGACGCCTGTCGATCGTGCTCGGCGTGGTGGTCGGCTACGTCGCCGCAGTCGGCATGGGGGAGGTTGACTTCGCGCCGGTGCGCGATGCCGCCTGGGTCGGCCTGCCCGCCTTCCACGCCGTCGGCAACCCGTTCGCCGACCCGACGCTGTGGGGTCTGCTCCCCGCCTTCCTGCCGGTGGTGCTCGTGCTGATCGCCGAGAACGTGGGACACGTGAAGAGCGTCGGGCTCATGATCGACCGCGACCTCGACCCCGTGACCGGGCGGGCGCTGCTCGCGGATGGAGTGTCGACGATTCTCGCAGGCTTCGGCGGCGGGTCGGGAACGACGACCTACGGCGAGAACATCGGCGTCATGGCCGCGACTCGCGTGTACTCGACGGCGGCGTACTGGGTGGCGGGTGCCATCGCGGTCCTACTCAGCTTCTCGCCGAAGATCGGCGCGCTCATCAATACGATTCCCGCGGGAGTCCTGGCCGGTGTCACGGTCGCGCTCTACGGCCTCATCGGCCTCATCGGTGTGAAGATCTGGATCGACAACCGGGTCGATTTCAGCAAGCCGGTGAACCAGTTCACGGCCGCGGTCGCGCTGATCGTCGGCATCGCGGACTTCGTGCTCGAACTCGGCACCGTGGTCTTCAACGGGATCGCGCTCGGCACGATCGCCGCGATCGTCGTCTATCACGGTATGAGCGTCGTGGCTCGGCTGCGCGGGGGCGGGGAACCCGCACTCGCGGATCCTGTGGTCACAGGCGGCGGCGAAGCGCGCGAAACTCCGTAG
- a CDS encoding M18 family aminopeptidase yields MSTRSESTFALEDRGDYAAFLSGFVEASPSSYHAVLTAAEVLVASGFTYLDEGASWPALAPGDGAFIIRDGALIAWRAGAELTPESPVRVLGCHTDSPGFVLKPQPDFSAEGWAQAGVEIYGGPLLNSWLDRDLEFAGRLVTTDGTEHLTRTGAVARIPQLAIHLDREVNSGLTLDRQRHVQPIIGVAAPDVNGIDTPSIVELLARGAGVSAIDIAGIDVRLSDTQPPARIGANRELLASGRLDNLSSMVAGLVALTATEPAAGTVAVLAAFDHEELGSETRSGASGPLLADVLARLRSGLTSGLDAREAVDAGARAHAASWCLSADAGHAAHPNYPEKHDPRVRPRPGAGPILKINANQRYATDAHGAALWRRLCDASGVSGQEFVSNNTVPCGSTIGPLTATRLGIRTVDVGVPLLSMHSARELAHVDDLHGLARVTAAFFAGE; encoded by the coding sequence GTGAGTACCCGCAGCGAATCGACGTTCGCACTCGAAGATCGAGGCGACTACGCCGCCTTCCTCTCCGGCTTCGTTGAAGCCTCGCCCAGCTCCTATCACGCGGTGCTCACGGCCGCCGAGGTGCTCGTCGCTTCGGGGTTCACCTACCTCGACGAGGGTGCTTCGTGGCCTGCGTTGGCCCCGGGCGATGGCGCCTTCATCATTCGCGACGGTGCGCTGATCGCTTGGCGAGCGGGTGCCGAACTGACCCCGGAGAGTCCCGTGCGGGTGCTCGGGTGCCACACCGACTCACCCGGGTTCGTGCTGAAACCGCAGCCGGACTTCAGCGCCGAGGGATGGGCGCAGGCGGGGGTCGAGATCTACGGAGGCCCGCTGCTGAACTCCTGGCTCGACCGGGACCTCGAGTTCGCGGGGCGCCTGGTCACGACCGACGGAACTGAGCACCTCACGCGGACGGGGGCGGTCGCCCGCATTCCGCAGCTCGCGATTCACCTCGACCGTGAAGTGAACTCCGGCCTCACGCTGGACCGGCAGCGGCATGTGCAGCCCATCATCGGTGTCGCAGCCCCCGACGTGAACGGCATCGACACGCCCTCCATCGTGGAGCTGCTCGCACGCGGGGCCGGAGTCTCCGCCATCGACATCGCCGGAATAGATGTCCGGTTGAGCGATACCCAGCCGCCCGCGAGGATCGGCGCGAACCGCGAACTCCTCGCCTCGGGACGCCTGGACAACCTGAGTTCGATGGTCGCAGGCCTCGTCGCCCTGACGGCGACTGAACCCGCTGCCGGGACCGTCGCGGTGCTCGCAGCCTTCGACCACGAAGAACTCGGTTCCGAGACTCGGTCGGGTGCAAGCGGACCGCTGCTCGCGGACGTGCTCGCCCGGCTCCGATCCGGACTCACCTCAGGGCTCGACGCGCGCGAAGCCGTCGACGCCGGAGCACGTGCGCATGCCGCCTCCTGGTGCTTGTCGGCGGATGCCGGTCACGCGGCCCACCCCAACTATCCGGAGAAGCACGATCCGAGGGTGCGACCGCGCCCCGGTGCCGGGCCGATCCTCAAGATCAATGCGAACCAGCGGTATGCGACCGACGCTCACGGTGCGGCGCTGTGGCGACGCCTGTGCGACGCATCGGGCGTCTCCGGGCAGGAGTTCGTCTCGAACAACACGGTGCCCTGCGGGTCCACGATCGGCCCGCTCACTGCCACGCGTCTCGGTATTCGCACAGTAGACGTCGGCGTTCCGCTGCTGTCGATGCATTCGGCGCGTGAACTCGCACACGTGGACGACCTTCACGGACTCGCACGGGTAACCGCGGCGTTCTTCGCGGGGGAATAG